A region from the Vicia villosa cultivar HV-30 ecotype Madison, WI linkage group LG3, Vvil1.0, whole genome shotgun sequence genome encodes:
- the LOC131656242 gene encoding uncharacterized protein LOC131656242, translating to MDMERGNSRTISATTFHDIAVDLVCQYQFENGSSQVLFMDVDNNQKNGAFLNHALSFSVESFVQTLASCNGLILLSGYVTDQPCYYVVNPLTKESTTIPHPCIQETLIRVGLASDDYNQFKIVLVEAKSTSKLMTGLEFHVFSSETSEWSTVKVNHSVNLNLPPLPEFEFKELSTQPLYSNGSVHWEIGGKLLVFHVKENSCELIELPDFSKDWPWQSTMMYRRCLCKSSGCVYYCYTDLDGFHIWELLKENYDLGLFRDSGKFRWKLVHTVTHEIFTSTCDEFHDTLLEWEPLTPIAYTKQAQTIYLQIPGAVVGYDFVTEDLRLICRYSYPDMNFNCCSFLCSTSFGTHNVPRERDLVTDGEIMELNLPVKDIELLFL from the coding sequence ATGGACATGGAGCGAGGGAATTCTCGAACCATTTCGGCTACTACTTTTCATGATATCGCAGTGGATCTTGTTTGCCAGTATCAGTTTGAAAATGGGTCATCTCAGGTTTTGTTTATGGATGTTGATAACAATCAAAAGAATGGAGCTTTCCTTAACCATGCACTAAGTTTCTCTGTTGAAAGCTTTGTTCAAACACTTGCTTCATGCAATGGCTTGATCCTCTTATCTGGTTATGTCACTGATCAACCTTGCTACTATGTGGTAAATCCTCTTACCAAAGAGTCTACCACGATCCCTCATCCTTGTATTCAAGAAACTCTTATTCGAGTTGGTTTAGCTTCCGATGATTATAACCAGTTTAAGATTGTCCTTGTCGAAGCAAAATCTACTTCCAAATTGATGACCGGACTAGAGTTTCATGTATTTTCTTCTGAGACAAGCGAATGGAGTACGGTAAAGGTAAACCATTCTGTCAATTTAAATCTGCCTCCTTTGCCAGAGTTCGAGTTTAAGGAACTATCTACTCAACCTCTTTATTCAAATGGTTCAGTCCATTGGGAAATTGGTGGAAAATTATTGGTGTTTCATGTCAAAGAAAACAGCTGTGAACTAATTGAACTGccggatttttccaaagattGGCCATGGCAATCGACGATGATGTATCGCCGATGTTTGTGCAAATCGAGCGGCTGTGTTTACTATTGTTACACTGATTTGGATGGTTTCCACATTTGGGAGCTTCTCAAGGAGAATTATGATCTCGGGCTGTTTCGTGATTCTGGAAAATTTAGGTGGAAACTAGTCCATACTGTCACACATGAGATTTTTACCTCTACGTGTGACGAATTTCATGACACATTATTGGAATGGGAGCCGCTTACGCCTATTGCGTATACCAAACAAGCACAGACTATATACTTGCAGATTCCAGGTGCTGTTGTTGGTTATGATTTTGTTACAGAAGATTTGAGGTTAATCTGTAGATATTCATATCCAGATATGAACTTCAACTGCTGCTCATTTCTCTGTTCAACTAGTTTTGGGACTCATAATGTGCCTAGAGAAAGAGACTTGGTGACTGATGGAGAAATAATGGAGCTGAATTTACCAGTAAAAGATATTGAATTGTTGTTTCTTTAG